In a genomic window of Diabrotica undecimpunctata isolate CICGRU chromosome 2, icDiaUnde3, whole genome shotgun sequence:
- the LOC140433758 gene encoding uncharacterized protein: MAYDLKIDYTPGRLNVVADMLSHPPIENIDVNLVQVDLPQQTASDLRTEQLNDPDLRKIVESFENPDTNSVDYKSWSELGYFTMQGILYRYTPDLDIGEAQLVAPKSRIQNILSDYHDAPLAGHYGAERTYQRIASRYYWTGSVKQ, encoded by the coding sequence ATGGCCTATGACTTAAAAATAGATTATACTCCTGGACGTTTAAATGTCGTAGCTGATATGCTATCCCATCCACCAATTGAAAATATTGATGTTAATCTTGTCCAAGTTGACTTACCTCAACAAACTGCCAGTGATTTGAGAACAGAACAACTGAATGATCCCGATTTGAGAAAGATCGTCGAATCTTTCGAAAACCCAGATACCAATTCCGTTGATTATAAAAGTTGGTCTGAACTAGGATATTTTACGATGCAAGGTATTCTTTACAGATACACCCCTGATTTGGACATCGGAGAAGCACAGCTGGTCGCTCCAAAGTCCCGCATACAAAATATACTTAGTGATTACCATGACGCACCCTTAGCTGGACATTATGGTGCCGAACGTACCTATCAACGAATCGCTAGTAGATATTATTGGACTGGTAGCGTAAAACAATAA